A window of Theropithecus gelada isolate Dixy chromosome 14, Tgel_1.0, whole genome shotgun sequence contains these coding sequences:
- the PTH gene encoding parathyroid hormone isoform X2, with protein MIPAKDMAKVMIVMLAICFLTKSDGKSVKKRSVSEIQLMHNLGKHLNSMERVEWLRKKLQDVHNFIALGAPLAPRDAGSQRPRKKEDNILVESHEKSLGEADKADVDVLTKAKSQ; from the exons ATGATACCTGCAAAAGACATGGCTAAAGTAATGATTGTCATGTTGGCAATTTGTTTTCTTACAAAATCAGATGGGAAATCTGTTAA GAAGAGATCTGTGAGTGAAATACAGCTTATGCATAACCTGGGAAAACATCTGAACTCGATGGAGAGAGTAGAATGGCTGCGTAAGAAGCTGCAGGATGTGCACAATTTTATTGCCCTTGGAGCTCCTCTAGCTCCCAGAGATGCTGGTTCCCAGAGGCCCCgaaaaaaggaagacaatatCTTGGTTGAGAGCCATGAAAAAAGTCTTGGAGAGGCAGACAAAGCTGATGTGGATGTATTAACTAAAGCTAAATcccaatga
- the PTH gene encoding parathyroid hormone isoform X1 codes for MCCFEPIVEIQRIGSDIICNNKRASLVKMIPAKDMAKVMIVMLAICFLTKSDGKSVKKRSVSEIQLMHNLGKHLNSMERVEWLRKKLQDVHNFIALGAPLAPRDAGSQRPRKKEDNILVESHEKSLGEADKADVDVLTKAKSQ; via the exons atgtgctgcTTTGAACCTATAGTTGAGATCCAGAGAATTGGGAGTGACATCATCTGTAACAATAAAAGAGCCTCTCTTG TGAAGATGATACCTGCAAAAGACATGGCTAAAGTAATGATTGTCATGTTGGCAATTTGTTTTCTTACAAAATCAGATGGGAAATCTGTTAA GAAGAGATCTGTGAGTGAAATACAGCTTATGCATAACCTGGGAAAACATCTGAACTCGATGGAGAGAGTAGAATGGCTGCGTAAGAAGCTGCAGGATGTGCACAATTTTATTGCCCTTGGAGCTCCTCTAGCTCCCAGAGATGCTGGTTCCCAGAGGCCCCgaaaaaaggaagacaatatCTTGGTTGAGAGCCATGAAAAAAGTCTTGGAGAGGCAGACAAAGCTGATGTGGATGTATTAACTAAAGCTAAATcccaatga